gagcgatcgaaccgtggtgcttgagctgctgtgcagtttaaaagatttgagttgcaccattaccaccagctatagcttttggtaaagcggtaagcacccGGTCCTACAAATaatgtccaattttttttaaaaaaagatattCAAGTCAAGGATCATCAGATAACCAAAAATATGTAAGCTAATAATGATCAATGAGGAGTCAAAAGAAATACCAAAATTGACACACCGTTTGGTTCGTAGTGTGAGACAAATAATATggagatatataatatttttttataataaaatatataaaactgATAGCTAATATAATGTTTTATTTGATCgattaatttgattaaatttgagataatattgtattactgttttgtcttttaaaaatattaataaaatattataatattatttattaaggaTAATATTGTAATTTCAATTCAGTGATTTGATTGACGTGATATAAATGATtgataatttgattgatgtgagatAAATGATCGACAAATGgataaataatatggtgtatcAAACATGAGATTATATTGGATAAAAATATGGATAAATATAATAGCGAACCAAACGGTACCAAAAATGTATTGTCTTATATGAGTATTTACAGATGATAAAAAAATGGGATGAGCTCATATGCTCATTCGTtgaggagtaggtctcttgtgagacggtttcacgaatctttatttgtgagacggttcaaccctaccaatattcacaataaaaaataatactttttcatggatgacccgtctcacaaaatatgacccgtgaaaccgtcttacacaagtttttgccttggtTGAGATGTGTAGATTAATCTTTCCATTAACTTATCGAGAACACGAGCTTCAACAATCCATACGTCTCAAATCTCTTGAGTCTTGAGTGTCTTGTTTTGACCTCGAAATCCTGGCGGTTCGGGTGCTCGGCTCGAATAGCAAATGGCATGAATAGCTCGGCGATCTCTACACATTGTGTCCTTCACCGTTAAATGGTCGGAAGAGAGTGATAAGTTGTTCGGAGTATTTGGTAGTACCGGTTCCGGCATCCGGAACCGGAACTGGTTCTTGAgtacaaaaaattaatatttgcaTACCAGTTTAGGCAATGGGGGACGTGAATATCGGATTAAGATTGCATATTCTTGAATACATAGTATTATTgtcataattattaataaaaaataattggtGATGCCGACCAAGTTGTTAAAAACATGTAGCTTTCTTGACCAAAGGAATGGCGGCAATTCCAACAAATGATGGGAAATGGAAAGGAAATTGAAATCGTAAGGTGAATCAAAATTCAAGAACTTATATGTCACGCGCACGTCTTATTTTACAAAACCCACCATTTCAGGTCTACACATTAATTAATTGTTACACCAACACTACTAAGATAATTATAGTGTTTAATCTTCGAGAACAAAATTTCCTTCtgactaaattaaaatattcttATTCAAGATTTTTACTTTATAATATTTCGTAATATttatttggacaaaaatttgtgtgagacggtctcacgagtcgtattttgagagacgtatctcttatttgggtcatccataaaaaaatattactttttatgctaagatatttctttttattgtgaatattgatagggttgatccgtctcatagataaagattcgtgagatcgtctcacaaaagacatactcaTTTATTTGATGGTTTGTTTTTGTTTgagtttatttaaaaaaacttcTAATGATCGGTGGTGGatcatttatttttataaaaaaatatttaacaaaaaaGTATATTatacacaaaaaaaaatttatgtaacATCTTATCACGGACAACCTTGTGAGATGACTAGTTTTTctccataaaaatattattttttatatttaaattattttttttattgaatatcattttttattagTTTTTCATAAATAAGAAAGGAATTATGTTTTCTTTACCTAATTTTTTTCAgggaaaaaaataattgatttttcaaGGAAAGAGTAGATTACTAAAATAGCATTTAAGATTAATTCTTGGATTGGTTGTTTGTTTGAAACGTTTGAAAAAGGCGTACCAAAATGCGTGCTGTTTCCATGTTTTTCTAGAACCCTCAGGTAGACTGTCCCAGTTTTTTGCCCTTTGTCTTCCATTATTTAAATTCCCCGCAATCCCCTTTCTCCAGGAATTCTCAGACCCCATAATTTCTCCAAGAAGTTATGGTTGATTTCCCCTTCTGTCGGATCATCAGATCATCGCCAAAACAGCAAGAGTTACCTGATGGAATTAGCTGCTAAAATCTCGAAACACGATCTCGTTCGTTCTGGGTTCGGATTCTATTGCTGGGGCTGGGAATTCCTCACCGCCCTATTGCTTTTTAGTTGCTAAGTGATTTACAAAAACCCGTTAATTTCTTTTTTGTTCCCGatagttaatatatatatatatatatattgagagATTTAATAGTTGGGGTTGGGTCTGAGTCGTCATAGATGTCGCTGAGGTCGGTTCCGGCGCCGTTCTTGACGAAGACTTACGAGCTGGTGGATGACCCGGAGACGAACGACGTGATATCGTGGAACGAGAGTGGGACGACGTTCGTTGTGTGGAAAACAGCGGAGTTTGCCAAGGATTTGTTGCCCAATTACTTCAAGCACAACAATTTATCCAGCTTCGTTCGCCAGCTGAATACATATGTAAGTTTCTTCTTCATCACATGTTGCTGATTGCCGTTTGGTTTTTTCCCAATTTTCGTCTTGTATATTTGTCAATTTTGATTGTAgttcattatttttatttttttgaaaatagtatgtatcaaatttttgatcaaattaaaattggatttttaatcaaattaaaattgGATTGTAGAGCTTCTTGTCTGATTGGTACGGTACAAAAACAATTGAGGGCAAATTGATCCAATGTATTATAAAGATTTCTTCGTAAgagatttgatttttttttattgtgtgTGGATGGTTTTATTCATATGAATAATTAAAATGAAGTTTccattttttaaacaaaaaatattatcaaacCTTATATAAAAAATGGAATTATTTCCCCTTcctttcaattattttttctaAACAAAAAAATGGGTTCATTAATTCGTTTCACGtatcaatttttataaaaatagaCTCTAACAAACCAACATGAAAAATAGTGAATCGTGataaacatgtcaaaataaaCATGTTCTTCTCTCTAAAATATTCGGAGTTTTTGACCTGCAACGGAATGAGCTGTAAAGTAATTGTGTTCGTATTTTTTCGAAGTTTAAAGTTGATTTTAGGATAATTTAATGTATGATTCGTCCAATATAAAGATTTATTAACAGAGAGATATCAGTTTCGagttaaaacataaaaaattattaaaaatataattaaattctgaTTTATCGGCCATTTACCCAGATATCGACCATCCATGGATCTTTTTCTTGATTGTGTGTGAATTATACAGCGCGTGATCGGATTTATCGGTGCAGGGTTTTCGAAAAACTGTTCCAGACAAATGGGAATTCGCCAACGACAACTTCAAGCGAGGAGAAAGAGAGCTCTTGACCGGAATCCAGCGCCGGAAATTATCTTCTTCACAAAAACCAGCCGGCGGGAAGGCCACAGCCCCCGATAACCAAACTTCACCGGCAACCTCCGGCGAAGATCTAGGATCAACCTCCACTTCATCTCCGAACTCCAAGAATCCCAGCTCACTGGGAACACAGGCTTCGGCTCAGCTCGCGGCTGATTTATCGGATGAGAATGAAAAGCTGCGAAAAGATAATCACACGCTGAGCTCCGAGCTGACGCAGACCAAGAAACAGTGCGATGAACTGATTGCTTACTTGACTCGGCGGCTGAATGTGTCGCCGGAGAAAATCCAACGCATTATGAAGCTTAGGTACGGGGCTACGGCCGGATTCGGCGGCGGAGACGGTGGTGTGGTGGGTGGTGGGCAAAGTTTAGATAGTGATGATGACGAAAAAGGTGGTAGTATGAAACTGTTTGGGGTATTAGTTAAAAAAAAGAGGGGTCGTGATGGGAATATTGATTGTTCAGGTCCCAAAATGAAAGAAATGAAAAGTATGGTTCCGTGGATGAGGATCTCAGCATCACCTGACGGCAGCGAGAAGTTCTGTAACAGACCACTCATCTAGCGCCACGTGATGTTTGCTAAATAAAGGCAATGGTTTTATGTTGTCACCCAgggtaattaaaataaattcatattatTGTATAAGCAAAATGGGAGATTAAAGCAAATGAATCTTCCATCTCTGttgtttaattatataaaaaactACAGTACAATATTAATTTTTctactttatttttaaaaaaattgtttcatgTATGTATTGTCTGGATATCTTTATTTTCAATTCATTTTATACCTCCCAAAAACATTTTATGTTACTATATTGCATCATAACAAAATGCAATATATTCCAATTccaatcaaataaatatatgatttgaGTCTAGtgattttattcaagaaaatatttgaaaaatgatctcaaataaaacttatttttgattttttttggtttgatatatttttggagtaacattattttatataaaaattaatattttttaatgggtAGTATCGGATTGAATATCAAGCTCAAAAAATTGATACGGTCTCACAAGaattattatgtattttttttaaattcactcataatcaatattgaAAATGTTTTGATGTAgagaatatatttgaaattcatttgaattttatattaaaaaaatttgaaatcgtGAATCACGCATATTAATCCAAACACAACAGAATTTACAcatttttttaatgttgaaTTCAATAGACGCTAGAAGTAGGAAGGGTTTTAAAACGATGTCAAGTCTCTCTCTATTAAAATGATGTCCTATTAAATTCTATATGCAAGACGGCCGAGTTTGAATTTGAGTGTTTGTACCCTTGACAATTTACCAAGTTGTCATGCTCACATATTGACTTTATGTTTTGAATATGTTTCTTGTGATACGGTTTtaagaatctttatctgtgagacggatcaactctaccgatattcacaataaaaagtaatactaatagcataaaaagtaattttttttcatggatgaccaaaataagagatccgtcaaACAAAATACGATacataagaccgtctcacacaagtttttgtccttatgtttttaaattaaattaagatttgactttattttttgatttataTTTGCTTCCATTTgggtattattattattttattgagaTGAGAGGTGATTGTTATAATCGCTGAGTCTCGGAATTTAAAATCTTATTTCAATTTGAAATcttatttaaaatgaattttaaGTTATTGTAATCGCTTAACGAATGGACAAAGTTGTTCAGATTTCGAGTTTAgacttttttttccttctttgaTGTAAGAAGCCGTAGCATACAAGTCGTGTCTGCCCGGATTATAATTAATACATTTAGTTTGCATTTTAAGATGGTTAATTTATTTTGGACAaaaacatgtcgtattttgtgagacagatatcttatttagatcatccatgaaaaattattactttttatgctaaaaatattacttttttattgtgaatatcagtatggTTGACctgtcttacagataaagattcgtgagaccatatCACAAAGACTTACTCTTTATTTTGATTCAATAGAAGATTAAAGTCATTGACTTTGGGTTGATTAgagataatttaaataataaatatggaATAGAATTTGATTCGCAATTTTCATTTCTTGTAGTTCTCTTATTAGCTAAGCTAGGGGTACTTTtggtaatatatatttatttggtCTTTTATATGCGTATATCCTtaggtttttaaaattaataatatagacAATATTGTTTCtgctaaatataaaaaaaaataaaaattataataaagcGGGAAGGGTATTAAGGGAAACCTAACCCTTGAAAGTTAAATGAGagcttttaaattatttcataaatttaaaagttcttgaattaattttaaaattatttaactaaataAACGAgactttattttattaaaatactattattatttttacacagaataaataaatcaaattaattatgattattattgagtaataaattaagaataataatattaataatacaaataacaataaataatgttaaataaattaacaatatTAATATTAGTAATATTGAAAATAACGGTATTAACATAAATAATCTCgttaaaacaaatttaaaattataagttttatttaaaaattctaaaaatttgaatttaataaatcttaaaccgttttgaaaataataagtttACTTGGTTTAACTTATTTTCtagaaaaataatgaaaataaatattattagtttagttaatattaatattttaaacaataaaattgtTAAATATGTTATTCGCgctattaatattatta
The sequence above is a segment of the Primulina tabacum isolate GXHZ01 chromosome 6, ASM2559414v2, whole genome shotgun sequence genome. Coding sequences within it:
- the LOC142549700 gene encoding heat shock factor protein HSF24-like produces the protein MSLRSVPAPFLTKTYELVDDPETNDVISWNESGTTFVVWKTAEFAKDLLPNYFKHNNLSSFVRQLNTYGFRKTVPDKWEFANDNFKRGERELLTGIQRRKLSSSQKPAGGKATAPDNQTSPATSGEDLGSTSTSSPNSKNPSSLGTQASAQLAADLSDENEKLRKDNHTLSSELTQTKKQCDELIAYLTRRLNVSPEKIQRIMKLRYGATAGFGGGDGGVVGGGQSLDSDDDEKGGSMKLFGVLVKKKRGRDGNIDCSGPKMKEMKSMVPWMRISASPDGSEKFCNRPLI